From the genome of Brachyhypopomus gauderio isolate BG-103 chromosome 20, BGAUD_0.2, whole genome shotgun sequence, one region includes:
- the LOC143484603 gene encoding uncharacterized protein LOC143484603 — protein sequence MPSSSTASSTTIKPTTTSTTSTSITPSTLSTDITTTSTTAKPTSTPSSSTTHSTTITPTSSTTTSTTNTPSISSTDSTTTSTTSSTTSTPSSSTTPSTTTTTSTSSSDSIATSTTPSTTSIPSSSTASSTTIKPTTTSTTSTSITPSTLSNDITTSSTTSSTTSTPSSSTAPSTTIKPATSQTSTTITPSTSSTDSTTTSTTSSTTITPSSSTTPSTTTTTSTSSSDTTTTSTIPSTTSMPSSSTASSTTIKPTTTSTTSTSITPSTLSTDITTTSTTAKPTSTPSSSTTHSTTITPTSSTTTSTTNTPSISSTDSTTTSTTSSTTSTPSSSTTPSTTTTTSTSSSDSTATSTTPSTTSIPSSSTASSTTIKPTTTSTTSTSITPSTLSNDITTSSTTSSTTSTPSSSTAPSTTIKPATSQTSTTITPSTSSTDSTTTSTTSSTTITPSSSTTPSTTTTTSTSSSDTTTTSTIPSTTSMPSSSTASSTTIKPTTTSTTSTSITPSTLSTSSTDTTTTSTIAKITITTTSSPSSSSTTPSTTGMPTSSTTTSTTITSTTSTTITPSTSSTDSTTTSTTPFTTSTPSSSTAPSTTINTTATTTSTPSSSTAHSTTITPTTSSTTTSTTITPSTSSIDSTTTSTTATTTSTPSSTSSTSSTTPSTTITPSTFSTSTSTTITPSTSSTDTTTTSTPSSSITPSTGTTPSTSSTDSTTTSTTAPTSSTPSSSTAPSTATTLSTSSSDSTTTSTTVTDTSTSSSSTTPSSTINTTATTTSTPSSSTAHSTTITPTTSSTTTSTTITPSTSSIDSTHNSNHYQLPIIIIYYSFNYSTTATATSNPSTSPTDTTTTITTATTTISPSSSTTPSTATTSSTSSIDSTTTSTTATTTSSLSSSTSPSTTITPTTSSTTTSITFTQSTSFSESTTTSTTATATSNPSTSPTDTTTTIKTATTTISPSSSTTPSTANTSSTSSTDSTTASTTPTTTNTPSIASIDTNTTSSPSTSTTLLTATTSSTSATDSTTTSTPSTITPTFSTTSTTVTPSTSSTDSTTTSTTATTTSTPSSSTITSTTITSSTSSADIITTITTPTSTPSSSSLPSTTFTTTTPSTSSTATTTTSTTPTTPSSSSLTTNPNSPEALAAEIANIHPLTQAIILSLGNLSIFLTEGQIRSTPPAVINSSFPILSKVTGWNQGQANALIQSVVSAGFSVSVQYSIIHNTCSLHKEQGNSITTTIGYLRDIF from the exons atgccttcatcatctactgcttcttcaactacaatcaagccaacaacaacctctacaacttccacttcaatcaccccatcaacattgtctactgatattaccactaccagcacaactgcaaaacctaccagcaccccatcatcatctactactcattcaactacaatcacaccaacatcatccactacaacttccactaccaacaccccatcaatatcctctactgattctaccactaccagcacaacttcttccactaccagcaccccatcatcatctactactccttctactacaacaaccacatcaacatcctcttctgattctatcgctaccagcacaactccttccactaccagcatcccttcatcatctactgcttcttcaactacaatcaagccaacaacaacctctacaacttccacttccatcaccccatcaacattgtctaatgatattaccactagcagcacaacttcttctactaccagcaccccatcatcatctactgctccttcaactacaatcaagccagcAACCTCTCAaacttccactaccatcaccccatcaacatcgtctactgattctaccactaccagcacaacttcttccactaccatcaccccatcatcatctactactccttccactacaacgaccacatcaacatcatcttctgataccaccactaccagcacaattccttccactaccagcatgccttcatcatctactgcttcttcaactacaatcaagccaacaacaacctctacaacttccacttccatcaccccatcaacattgtctactgatattaccactaccagcacaactgcaaaacctaccagcaccccatcatcttctactactcattcaactacaatcacaccaacaTCATCCACTACAACTTCTactaccaacaccccatcaatatcctctactgattctaccactaccagcacaacttcttccactaccagcaccccatcatcatctactactccttctactacaacaaccacatcaacatcctcttctgattctaccgctaccagcacaactccttccactaccagcatcccttcatcatctactgcttcttcaactacaatcaagccaacaacaacctctacaacttccacttccatcaccccatcaacattgtctaatgatattaccactagcagcacaacttcttctactaccagcaccccatcatcatctactgctccttcaactacaatcaagccagcAACCTCTCAaacttccactaccatcaccccatcaacatcgtctactgattctaccactaccagcacaacttcttccactaccatcaccccatcatcatctactactccttccactacaacgaccacatcaacatcatcttctgataccaccactaccagcacaattccttccactaccagcatgccttcatcatctactgcttcttcaactacaatcaagccaacaacaacctctacaacttccacttccatcaccccatcaacatt atcaacatcATCTACTgatactaccactaccagcacaattgCAAAAattacca TAACCACTACCAGCtccccatcatcatcatctactactccttcAACTACAGGCATGCCAACATCCTCTactacaacttccactaccatcacc tctacaacttccactaccatcaccccatcaacatcttctactgattctaccactaccagcacaactcctttcactaccagcaccccatcatcatctactgctccttcaactacaatcaa cacaactgctacaactaccagcaccccatcatcatctactgctcattcaactacaatcacaccaacaacatcctccactacaacttccactaccatcaccccatcaacatcctctattgattctaccactaccagcacaactgcaaccactaccagcaccccgtCATC CACCTCATCAACATCCTCTACTACTCCTTCCACAACAATCACTCCATCAACCTTCTCTACATCaacttccactaccatcaccccatcaacatcctctactgatactaccactaccagcaccccatcatcatctatcaCTCCTTCAACTggcaccaccccatcaacatcctctactgattctaccactaccagcacaactgctcCAACatccagcaccccatcatcatctactgctcctTCAACTGCCACCACCTTATCAACATCCTCTTctgattctaccactaccagcacaactgtaACCGATACCAGCacctcatcatcatctactactccttcaagtacaatcaa cacaactgctacaactaccagcaccccatcatcatctactgctcattcaactacaatcacaccaacaacatcctccactacaacttccactaccatcaccccatcaacatcctctattgattctacc CACAACAGTAACCACTACCAGCtccccatcatcatcatctactactccttcAACTACAG cacaactgctaCGGCTACCAGCAACCCGTCAACATCCCCTACTGAtactaccactaccatcacAACTGCAACCACTACCATCTCCCCGTCATCATCTACCACTCCTTCAACTGCCACCACCTCATCAACATCCTCTATtgattctaccactaccagcacaactgcaacCACTACCAGCTCCCTATCATCATCTACTTctccttcaactacaatcacaccaacaACATCCTCTACTACAACTTCCATTACCTTCACCCAATCAACATCCTTTAGTGAATCTAcaactaccagcacaactgctaCAGCTACCAGCAACCCGTCAACATCCCCTACTGATACTACCACTACCATCAAAACTGCAACCACTACCATCTCCCCGTCATCATCTACCACTCCTTCAACTGCCAACACCTCATCAACATCCtctactgattctaccactGCCAGTacaactcctaccactaccaacaccccatcaaTAGCCTCTATTGATACTAACACTACTAGCTCCCCATCAACATCTACCACTCTTTTAACTGCCACAACCTCATCTACATCCGctactgattctaccactaccagcaccccatctaCAATCACGCCAACAttctctacaacttccactaccgttaccccatctacatcctctactgattctaccactaccagcacaactgctaccactactagcacccCATCGTCATCTACTATaacttccactaccatcacTTCATCAACATCCTCTGCTGATATTATCACTACCATCACTACTCCCACCTctaccccatcatcatctagtCTTCCTTCCACTACAtttactaccaccaccccatcaacatcctctactgccactaccactaccagcactactcctaccacaccatcatcatctagTCTTACCACTAATCCAAACAGCCCAGAG GCGTTAGCTGCAGAAATAGCAAACATTCATCCTTTGACCCAAGCCATCATCCTGTCACTTGGCAACCTAAGCATCTTCCTGACAGAGGGACAGATACGCTCCACACCGCCTGCTGTCATAAACAGTTCTTTCCCCATTCTCAGCAAGGTCACTGGCTGGAACCAAGGTCAGGCCAACGCCCTCATCCAGAGTGTTGTTAGTGCAGGCTTCAGTGTAAGTGTACAGTACAGCATCATACACAATACATGCTCCTTGCACAAGGAGCAGGGCAACTCTATAACAACCACTATTGGTTATCTTAGAGATATATTCTAA